In one window of Helianthus annuus cultivar XRQ/B chromosome 17, HanXRQr2.0-SUNRISE, whole genome shotgun sequence DNA:
- the LOC110923048 gene encoding uncharacterized protein LOC110923048, with protein sequence MRALKDIYIKSCEDYDERNYELVKNNQEQAINNMSKERISKEDDNLSEFAFTSYQMGYNFHQLHKIFFESVKGVEVVFEIESPSNRDQIVTSQQQPSLLPYLEHLTLSEMKKLSHVWKCNSWNKFFVLHKHQPQSSFQNLTSIKLEQCPGVKYLFSPLMVKLLTNLQEVTIRECDGMEEVVSNRDEEEMTSSTYAHTTATLFPRLHHLNLYRMKNLKHIGGGVAKGTTDIGHGQSKVSQVDVVSWSVCQYSRTIQIERCDSLSSVIPYYAAGQTPKLQELWIFNCTSMMEVFETEEINNKNTSGCSSNTTVAVPRPTDIIVHKFPNLKILIIVACDCLENIFTFSTLESLKKIEELQVRNCGAMKVIVKEEVREDTSTLSNNVVFSNLKSIRLEGLPNLKGFFLGMNIEFEWPLLERVFIEKCPQMMVFTCGRSTALRLKYIETRLGKHNLECGLNFHRGLLPVVVTRIPSPSLDCKSSSPTKLEGRTWSFHNLIQCNIDDSHKDTKIFPSNELQQLEQLETIHARGCHNVEELREVDLKWLESLKYIWKSNQWRILEFQNLTTLSIHGCDSLEHVFTCSMVGCVMQLQELQIERCRNMKVIVKEEEEDCDAKVSEIIEFPSLKSLQLNFLSSLKGFYIGKKDFTLPSLDTLGIRMCPEIMVFTEGHSIISEQTVLETDFGSFNVGEDINSFILTKKQEGFSFGNRWMMNNNDYY encoded by the exons ATGAGGGCACTTAAGGACATCTATATTAAATCTTGTGAAGATTATGACGAGAGAAACTATGAATTAGTTAAGAACAACCAAGAGCAAGCG ATTAATAATATGTCAAAGGAAAGGATATCAAAAGAGGATGATAATTTGTCTGAATTTGCATTCACATCCTATCAGATGGGCTACAATTTCCATCAACTTCATAAAATTTTCTTTGAAAGTGTTAAAGGGGTAGAGGTGGTGTTTGAGATTGAGAGTCCAAGTAATAGAGATCAAATTGTAACATCTCAACAACAACCATCATTACTTCCCTACCTTGAACATTTAACACTATCGGAAATGAAAAAGTTGAGTCATGTGTGGAAGTGCAATAGTTGGAACAAATTCTTTGTTCTTCACAAACACCAACCACAATCCTCATTCCAAAACCTCACATCCATAAAACTGGAACAGTGCCCGGGCGTTAAGTACTTGTTTTCACCTCTTATGGTGAAACTTCTTACCAACCTACAGGAAGTAACCATACGGGAGTGTGATGGTATGGAAGAAGTTGTTTCAAACAGAGATGAAGAAGAAATGACGTCATCTACATATGCCCACACAACTGCCACTTTGTTCCCTCGTCTTCATCATCTCAATCTATATAGAATGAAAAATCTGAAGCATATTGGTGGTGGCGTTGCTAAGGGTACAACTGATATCGGTCATGGTCAATCGAAG GTTTCTCAAGTTGATGTTGTTTCTTGGTCCGTATGCCAATACTCTAGAACGATTCAAATTGAACGATGTGATTCTTTGTCAAGTGTGATTCCATATTATGCAGCAGGGCAAACACCAAAGCTTCAAGAATTATGGATATTTAACTGCACATCAATGATGGAGGTATttgaaaccgaagaaatcaacaATAAAAATACCAGTGGTTGTAGTAGTAACACTACAGTAGCGGTTCCTAGACCAACAGATATAATTGTGCACAAGTTCCCCAACCTAAAGATATTGATAATAGTTGCATGTGATTGTCTGGAAAACATATTCACATTTTCCACACTTGAAAGCCTCAAGAAAATCGAAGAGTTACAGGTAAGAAACTGTGGTGCAATGAAAGTGATTGTGAAGGAAGAAGTTCGAGAGGACACATCGACATTGTCTAATAATGTGGTCTTTTCTAATCTAAAATCAATTAGATTGGAAGGTCTACCAAACCTCAAAGGTTTTTTCTTGGGGATGAATATTGAATTTGAGTGGCCATTACTAGAACGTGTTTTTATCGAAAAATGTCCTCAAATGATGGTGTTCACATGTGGTCGGTCAACAGCTCTCAGGCTTAAGTACATAGAAACAAGGCTAGGCAAACATAATCTTGAATGTGGCCTTAACTTTCATCGGGGCCTGCTCCCGGTTGTCGTTACTAGA ATACCATCCCCAAGTTTAGATTGTAAAAGCTCGAGCCCTACTAAATTAGAAGGGAGAACTTGGTCTTTTCATAATCTAATCCAGTGCAACATTGATGACTCACATAAGGATACAAAGATTTTTCCATCCAATGAGCTGCAACAACTAGAGCAGCTTGAAACAATTCATGCACGAGGTTGTCACAATGTGGAGGAG CTAAGAGAAGTGGACTTAAAGTGGCTAGAAAGTCTCAAGTATATATGGAAGAGCAATCAGTGGAGAATATTGGAGTTTCAAAACCTAACAACACTCTCTATTCATGGTTGTGATAGTTTAGAACATGTTTTTACATGTTCCATGGTTGGTTGTGTCATGCAACTCCAAGAGCTACAAATAGAACGGTGCAGAAACATGAAGGTAATTgtgaaggaagaagaagaagattgtGATGCCAAAGTTAGTGAGATTATTGAGTTCCCTTCTCTGAAGTCTTTACAACTTAATTTTCTTTCAAGCCTTAAAGGATTTTACATAGGGAAGAAGGATTTTACATTGCCATCCCTTGATACCTTGGGAATCAGGATGTGCCCAGAAATAATGGTATTCACTGAGGGTCATTCAATAATTTCAGAGCAAACAGTATTGGAGACAGATTTTGGGTCCTTTAATGTTGGAGAAGACATCAATTCATTTATACTCACAAAAAAACAAGAG GGATTTAGTTTTGGGAATAGGTGGATGATGAATAATAACGATTATTATTGA
- the LOC110926407 gene encoding uncharacterized protein LOC110926407 — protein sequence MAADQLNKRYKVSNAVHNHHTSWEMQKVKRKKFSHYESNTKSRISLEWDDKKECVVSKKEQISIASRELTPFLPLVANYQNVLGDVFTAPTELFELNNLTGLLSYEVWQTHLTVQEREFLTQFLPEGADPHRIVHELLTGNNFYFGNPFPKWGASICSGDYHPDAVLRQEQCNKANKLAYYSELNEYHTKMIGSLQLWKEKWASCTNPENFMQNMPRPRRGFHKSGPSHDSIIQYGPQHDIGAASGSCSWDADAKSYYSESPDLSVSYGETLTRVSGNKCYESSGGRSVTRPKKGDKLRKLNMEYGDGAKYMSYIKVSKEQHERVKSSMKQSNTSIQPRSLNNVLGNLDSFCVQPYEVFEEEERQKLHEHWLHLAKKDLCVGFENWKSWRAAKWRIGVSLRNEMEDKWKPSDEPVLNLYNNRDDKFVAVGQDEEQEQLNNEQHVEEPSDVLLIAPEENIEQNGELVFQSESDLNTENHETTNESSQLSDQNQHLPQISIPDNTQDFCHITINTNDNAITGSEAFPSSLVEYPEDINHTNAPVGEPFPTPAATTEIWPPVSLPNAYYHLPASVSQDYPSISQSSFLHRRSDVGDSFYNPYVNPDRNELQLHSLFKDPGNSHYLGTGQSLPLDQNMFADGGDRYLIPRHEHLLPLNQVQDWSTNSVVNVAMSAPSHHHHHRLGQNWFSEGEGARDGWVGGVVPSHDIRNGGQVVDESLFSVLSGLRSGVHYGSTEFIQPGSYIGVGREPVLPTTTNGRGSSVNYMSGNEGELGWMNM from the exons ATGGCGGCAGATCAGCTGAACAAGCGATATAAGGTAAGCAATGCCGTTCATAATCATCACACGTCTTGGGAAATGCAGAAAGTGAAGAGGAAGAAATTTTCGCATTACGAGTCAAATACAAAGTCAAGAATATCTCTCGAGTGGGATGACAAGAAGGAATGCGTTGTTTCGAAGAAGGAGCAAATAAGTATTGCTTCCAGAGAGTTGACTCCATTTCTTCCTCTTGTTGCAAATTACCAAAACGTCCTTGGTGATGTCTTTACAGCCCCAACTGAATTGTTTGAGCTCAATAACCTAACCGGTTTGCTATCTTAtgag GTATGGCAAACTCATTTGACTGTTCAAGAAAGAGAGTTTCTTACCCAGTTTCTTCCAGAAGGAGCTGACCCGCATAGAATtgttcatgaactgttaaccGGGAATAATTTCTACTTCGGAAACCCATTCCCAAAATG GGGTGCTTCAATTTGTTCAGGTGATTATCATCCCGATGCCGTTCTCCGTCAAGAACAGTGTAACAAGGCTAACAAATTAGCATATTATTCAGAATTGAATGAATACCATACTAA AATGATAGGGAGTTTGCAATTGTGGAAGGAAAAATGGGCAAGCTGCACGAATCCCGAAAATTTTATGCAAAATATGCCAAG ACCCAGAAGAGGCTTTCACAAAAGTGGGCCCTCACATGACAGCATCATACAATATGGTCCTCAACACGATATAGGTGCAGCATCCGGTTCTTGTTCATGGGACGCTGATGCTAAATCATACTATAGTGAAAGCCCCGATCTATCAGTTAGCTATGGAGAAACTTTAACAAG GGTCTCGGGGAACAAATGTTATGAATCTTCGGGTGGGAGATCGGTGACGAGACCTAAGAAAGGAGATAAATTACGCAAGCTCAATATGGAGTACGGTGATGGTGCCAAATATATGTCATATATCAAg GTTAGCAAGGAGCAACATGAACGAGTTAAAAGCAGTATGAAACAATCTAACACCAGCATCCAGCCACGATCACTTAATAACGTGTTAGGTAATCTCGATAGTTTTTGTGTTCAACCGTATGAAGTGTTCGAGGAAGAAGAGCGACAGAAGCTGCATGAACATTG GTTGCATCTGGCAAAGAAAGATCTCTGTGTCGGGTTTGAGAACTGGAAAAGTTGGCGAGCTGCAAAGTGGCGAATAGGAGTCTCGTTGAGGAACGAAATGGAAGATAAATGGAAGCCAAGTGATGAACCCGTTTTGAATTTGTATAATAATCGGGATGACAAGTTCGTAGCTGTTGGTCAGGATGAAGAGCAAGAGCAATTAAACAATGAGCAACACGTTGAAGAACCAAGTGATGTCCTTCTAATTGCACCAGAG GAGAACATCGAACAAAACGGTGAACTAGTTTTCCAGTCAGAATCAGATCTTAACACAGAAAATCACGAAACTACAAACGAGTCGAGCCAACTCTCTGATCAGAATCAGCATCTGCCGCAAATTTCCATACCTGACAATACCCAAGACTTCTGTCACATAACAATAAACACCAATGATAACGCTATAACAGGATCAGAGGCTTTCCCTTCTAGTTTAGTTGAATACCCCGAAGATATCAATCACACAAACGCCCCTGTGGGTGAACCGTTTCCAACACCTGCTGCCACCACTGAAATTTGGCCGCCAGTTAGCCTACCAAACGCGTACTATCATCTACCTGCATCCGTAAGCCAAGATTATCCTTCTATCAGCCAATCAAGTTTTCTCCACAGACGATCCGATGTTGGAGATTCTTTCTACAATCCTTACGTTAATCCAGACCGTAACGAATTACAATTACATTCACTTTTTAAAGATCCTGGGAATTCTCATTATCTAGGAACCGGTCAATCATTACCGCTGGATCAAAACATGTTTGCAGATGGTGGGGACCGTTACTTGATTCCGAGGCATGAACACTTGTTGCCGCTCAACCAGGTTCAAGATTGGTCAACGAACAGTGTTGTTAACGTGGCGATGTCAGCACcatctcatcatcatcatcatcgtctaggTCAAAACTGGTTTTCCGAGGGTGAGGGGGCGCGTGACGGGTGGGTAGGCGGTGTAGTACCGAGTCATGACATCAGGAATGGTGGTCAGGTGGTGGACGAGAGTCTATTTAGTGTTTTATCCGGGTTGCGTTCGGGTGTCCACTACGGTTCAACGGAGTTTATTCAGCCAGGGAGCTATATCGGGGTGGGGCGTGAACCGGTTTTGCCTACAACCACCAACGGTAGAGGGTCGAGTGTCAATTACATGAGTGGGAATGAAGGCGAGTTAGGATGGATGAACATGTGA
- the LOC110923047 gene encoding putative disease resistance protein At5g05400 gives MDFVTPIITPIVESLLGPVKRHLGFLVSSSNKVKCMSARLAELKNIARDVEEQKERHDANNLVVPRHVPDWLKEVKAISVKAENIPTGRLGCFNIKMRYTSGKRSSCIVNDIDRLMTEKSNIKWTVEKRPLAKVSSNKASTSTLVHEDDDGTQSILKSSRDLIFNNALTSLESNDNKARMMALSGMAGVGKTTMMEQLVKAVEDKKTFEWIVKVTIGKNHNPVDIQTTIAERIGEPLSEKDKDTRADRLKERFQRMSEEGKKKILIILDDVWEKINLKDIGLSSPLPNGFKLLLTSREEDICTQMDIETSLIFKIGVLKDEEAKKLFWKTVRLGSSGDIEQVDLHQIGEEILKICGGLPLAITTIASTLRDKEKFEWEDALSRLQNKKVDDYGIKEIFKISFKNLKEDDLKAIFLLSGLFPEDSNIQKEDLLRYGWGLNFYQSVRTIAGARRRVNTCVNKLIRSNLLIKSDCEGSVKMHDLVRDFVLSEFSVVKQASIVSHDNNFSDLLEEDEPYERLLLKCGSMLQFPIHFNHKNLKLLKLMDGDKLLKFPEDFYTSMKKLEVLSYMNMHRPLLPQCMTNLRALCLRSCSLVDNDVSILGDLISLEVLNLAGCGIHKLPSKLGNLKRLKLLDLTGCINLYIDNGVFENLNQLEELYMGVCHGSCIRFSDTNCDELKILSRKLFALELEFFNNKAQPVNVSFENLERFKISVGRLLTKRWRGDHNNGNYSFKNTLMLETSSSELRECKINQLFRKTEILYLKVNDMSYLEDILIRPPQNAFCDLKELSISNCEGLAYLFTISMANGLRKLEKLFITSCSALQSVVNGENSEAGVVTFHKLKFLSLRNLPNLVSLCAHVNVTELPQLMELHLDELPNCTSIFPKNNIDISSVKPFFNKEVMIPKLEKLEITGMKNLKEIWESEITTTEGKIKNIFMLREIEVKDCSSIEVLFNIDLGQIRQLGMCSLRNIKVCRCERCGG, from the exons atggactttgTAACTCCGATTATTACTCCCATTGTTGAATCTTTGCTTGGCCCTGTTAAAAGACACTTGGGTTTCTTGGTTTCCTCCTCAAACAAGGTCAAATGCATGAGTGCCAGATTGGCAGAACTGAAAAATATAGCACGTGACGTGGAAGAGCAAAAGGAGCGACATGATGCAAACAACCTCGTTGTGCCTCGTCACGTCCCAGACTGGTTGAAAGAAGTCAAAGCGATCAGTGTAAAGGCAGAGAATATTCCAACAGGTCGACTTGGATGTTTTAACATAAAGATGAGATACACATCAGGAAAACGATCCTCCTGTATAGTCAATGATATAGACCGTCTAATGACCGAAAAATCTAACATCAAGTGGACTGTTGAAAAAAGACCTCTTGCTAAGGTTAGCTCTAACAAGGCGTCCACCTCCACACTAGttcatgaagatgatgatggcaCTCAAAGCATACTCAAGTCAAGCAGAGATTTGATATTCAATAATGCACTGACATCCCTTGAATCAAATGATAACAAGGCCCGAATGATGGCTCTATCTGGTATGGCCGGTGTGGGCAAGACCACAATGATGGAGCAACTGGTGAAGGCTGTGGAGGATAAGAAAACATTCGAATGGATTGTGAAGGTTACTATTGGGAAAAATCACAACCCAGTTGATATTCAAACAACTATTGCAGAACGCATTGGTGAACCTTTATCTGAAAAAGATAAAGATACAAGGGCCGATCGGCTTAAAGAAAGATTTCAGAGGATGTCGGAAGAGGGTAAAAAGAAGATTTTGATAATATTAGATGATGTTTGGGAGAAGATCAACCTTAAAGATATTGGATTATCAAGTCCTTTGCCAAATGGCTTCAAGTTGTTGCTCACATCGCGAGAGGAAGATATTTGCACTCAAATGGATATCGAAACTAGTTTGATTTTCAAAATtggtgttttgaaagatgaggaAGCAAAAAAGTTATTCTGGAAAACGGTACGACTAGGTTCAAGTGGTGATATTGAACAAGTTGACTTGCACCAGATTGGAGAAGAAATCCTAAAGATATGTGGCGGTTTGCCTCTTGCTATAACAACCATCGCCTCTACTTTAAGAGATAAGGAAAAGTTTGAATGGGAAGACGCACTTTCTCGCTTACAAAACAAAAAGGTGGATGACTATGGTATTAAAGAAATTTTTAAGATTAGCTTCAAGAATCTTAAAGAAGATGATCTTAAAGCAATTTTTCTTCTTAGTGGCTTGTTCCCGGAGGACTCTAACATTCAGAAAGAGGACTTACTGAGGTACGGGTGGGGATTGAACTTTTATCAGAGTGTACGTACTATAGCAGGAGCAAGACGGCGGGTAAACACTTGTGTCAACAAACTCATACGTTCAAACTTGTTGATTAAAAGTGACTGTGAAGGAAGTGTTAAAATGCATGATCTTGTGCGTGATTTTGTTCTAAGCGAATTTTCAGTTGTCAAGCAAGCTTCAATAGTAAGCCACGACAATAATTTCTCTGATTTGCTTGAAGAAGATGAGCCATATGAGAGACTTCTACTAAAGTGTGGAAGTATGCTTCAGTTTCCAATACATTTTAATCACAAAAACCTTAAACTTTTGAAGCTAATGGACGGGGATAAGCTACTCAAGTTTCCGGAAGATTTTTACACAAGTATGAAGAAACTTGAGGTTCTATCTTACATGAATATGCATCGACCATTGCTTCCGCAATGCATGACCAACCTTCGTGCGTTATGCCTTCGTTCATGCTCGTTGGTGGACAATGATGTATCTATTCTTGGTGATCTTATTAGCTTAGAAGTACTCAACCTTGCTGGTTGTGGCATCCACAAGCTACCATCCAAGTTAGGAAACTTGAAAAGGTTAAAGCTACTTGATTTGACTGGTTGTATTAACCTTTATATTGATAATGGTGTGTTTGAAAACTTGAACCAACTTGAAGAGCTTTATATGGGAGTTTGTCATGGAAGTTGTATTAGGTTCTCAGATACTAACTGTGACGAATTGAAGATCCTTTCAAGGAAACTTTTTGCACTAGAGCTTGAATTCTTTAATAACAAGGCCCAACCAGTTAATGTATCATTTGAGAATCTAGAAAGGTTCAAGATATCTGTGGGGCGTTTGTTAACAAAGAGGTGGAGAGGGGACCATAATAATGGAAATTATTCATTCAAAAATACATTGATGCTTGAGACTAGCAGCAGTGAACTGCGTGAATGCAAAATTAATCAGTTGTTTAGGAAAACGGAGATTCTTTATTTGAAAGTGAATGATATGAGTTATCTGGAAGATATTTTAATACGTCCTCCTCAAAACGCCTTTTGTGATTTAAAAGAACTTAGTATTTCAAACTGTGAAGGCCTGGCATACCTCTTCACAATTTCTATGGCAAATGGTTTGAGAAAACTTGAGAAACTCTTTATTACGTCATGTTCAGCTTTGCAATCTGTGGTAAATGGCGAGAATAGTGAAGCGGGGGTGGTTACATTTCACAAGTTAAAATTTCTGTCATTGCGTAACCTACCAAACTTGGTGAGTTTATGTGCCCATGTTAATGTAACAGAGTTACCACAACTGATGGAGTTACATCTGGATGAACTTCCAAATTGCACTAGCATCTTTCCCAAGAACAATATTGATATTTCGTCAGTGAAACCATTTTTTAACAAAGAG GTTATGATTCCAAAGTTGGAAAAACTGGAAATCACCGGTATGAAGAACTTGAAGGAGATATGGGAGTCTGAAATTACTACTACCGAGGGgaaaattaaaaatattttcatgtTGAGAGAGATAGAAGTGAAAGATTGTAGTTCCATCGAAGTGTTATTCAACATAGACTTGGGCCAAATTCGGCAACTTGGTATGTGCAGCTTGAGAAACATTAAGGTGTGTCGGTGTGAGAGGTGTGGAGGATAA